From Arachis stenosperma cultivar V10309 chromosome 2, arast.V10309.gnm1.PFL2, whole genome shotgun sequence, one genomic window encodes:
- the LOC130960165 gene encoding interactor of constitutive active ROPs 2, chloroplastic-like isoform X1: MQTTKARASTSEMPRRKSPATPRAGRQSRAPGSDSDSASSSPNPLSKTPKDKIPKVVEHKSPRSPLSEKKRPTRVQELESQLAQLQEDHKRAKDQLNSSESWKRKAQQEAEEAKKQLVAMTKELEESQHQLLELSASEEERIQELRKISQDRDRAWQSELEAVQKQHAMDSSALASAMNEIQKLKMQLERARESEASQANNADTAHAEIQELRMELDETLSFVEKLKNEVNDCKESESQALEIVGKTQMQLEAANKTVETLQLEAMKASEAYKAIALELEQSRCQVKALEEHVNKLQADLACGAKKDTSGPSNEPGTEMETVENEDIKQLKAELISVKSEAAKLKSALDVAEARYQEEYIQSTLQIRSTYEQLEHTKSESCKRQAELCEELKIAKADMEELRTSLMEKETRLQGVSEENEGLKSKMKLSQPSERESELVGQLRKLEVNVAELKETLMDRETELQNISEENSSLKMEIERRESEKNKITDEAVASAEAARAAEREALMKLGSITEEADKSNHRAVRVTQQLDAAQTANSELEAELRRLKVQSDQWRKAAEAAATILSAGNNGKVVERTGSLDNNFNSITGKMTSPYSEDTDDDSPKKKNTNMLKKIGVLWKKNH, encoded by the exons AGCTAGCACTTCAGAAATGCCCCGAAGGAAATCTCCTGCAACTCCTCGTGCCGGTCGACAATCCAGGGCACCAGGCTCTGATTCAGACTCTGCCTCCTCATCTCCGAACCCATTGAGTAAGACTCCAAAGGATAAAATCCCAAAGGTTGTTGAACACAAGTCACCACGAAGTCCATTGTCTGAG AAGAAGAGGCCGACTAGGGTCCAGGAATTGGAGTCTCAACTTGCTCAACTTCAGGAGGATCACAAGAGAGCTAAGGATCAACTTAACTCCTCTGAGTCATGGAAAAGAAAGGCTCAGCAAGAGGCCGAAGAGGCGAAAAAGCAGCTTGTAGCAATGACAAAAGAGCTGGAGGAGTCCCAGCATCAGCTTTTGGAACTATCTGCTTCTGAAGAAGAACGGATTCAAGAGCTCCGTAAAATCTCTCAAGACCGCGACCGAGCATGGCAGTCTGAACTAGAGGCTGTTCAAAAGCAGCATGCAATGGATTCATCTGCTCTGGCATCTGCCATGAATGAAATCCAGAAGCTGAAAATGCAACTCGAAAGAGCACGCGAATCTGAAGCTTCTCAGGCAAACAATGCAGATACAGCTCATGCTGAGATTCAGGAGCTGAGAATGGAGCTCGACGAAACACTCTCGTTTGTGGAAAAGCTGAAAAATGAAGTAAATGATTGCAAAGAATCTGAGTCCCAGGCGTTGGAAATAGTTGGCAAAACTCAAATGCAGTTAGAAGCAGCAAATAAGACTGTGGAAACACTCCAGTTAGAAGCTATGAAAGCCTCAGAAGCTTATAAAGCCATAGCTTTGGAGTTGGAGCAGTCAAGATGTCAAGTTAAAGCATTGGAAGAACATGTGAACAAGCTCCAGGCTGATTTGGCTTGTGGTGCTAAGAAAGATACATCAGGCCCAAGCAATGAACCTGGAACTGAAATGGAAACTGTAGAAAATGAGGACATAAAGCAgctcaaagcagagcttatctCCGTGAAATCTGAAGCAGCAAAATTGAAATCTGCATTGGATGTTGCTGAGGCACGGTACCAAGAAGAATATATCCAGAGCACATTGCAGATTCGAAGTACTTATGAACAGCTGGAGCATACAAAATCGGAGTCATGTAAGCGACAAGCTGAATTATGCGAGGAACTGAAAATAGCTAAAGCTGACATGGAAGAGCTTAGGACGAGCCTGATGGAGAAGGAAACGAGGTTGCAGGGTGTGTCGGAAGAGAATGAGGGGCTCAAGTCAAAGATGAAGCTGAGCCAGCCTAGTGAAAGAGAATCTGAACTCGTGGGGCAGCTCAGAAAATTGGAAGTTAATGTAGCTGAGTTGAAGGAAACATTAATGGATAGAGAGACCGAACTGCAGAATATATCCGAGGAGAACAGCTCGCTGAAAATGGAGATAGAGAGGCGGGAATCAGAGAAGAACAAGATTACTGATGAGGCTGTTGCTTCGGCAGAAGCAGCAAGAGCTGCAGAGCGAGAGGCACTGATGAAACTCGGTTCCATAACAGAAGAAGCGGATAAAAGCAACCATAGAGCAGTTCGGGTAACCCAGCAATTAGATGCTGCACAGACTGCAAATTCTGAGTTAGAGGCCGAGTTAAGGAGGCTGAAAGTGCAGTCGGATCAGTGGAGAAAGGCTGCCGAAGCAGCTGCCACCATACTATCTGCTGGAAACAATGGAAAGGTTGTGGAGAGAACCGGTTCACTTGAtaataatttcaattctatCACTGGCAAGATGACTTCTCCTTATTCAGAAGACACAGATGATGACTCGCCCaagaagaaaaacacaaacatgttGAAGAAGATTGGAGTTTTGTGGAAGAAGAATCATTGA
- the LOC130960165 gene encoding interactor of constitutive active ROPs 2, chloroplastic-like isoform X2: MPRRKSPATPRAGRQSRAPGSDSDSASSSPNPLSKTPKDKIPKVVEHKSPRSPLSEKKRPTRVQELESQLAQLQEDHKRAKDQLNSSESWKRKAQQEAEEAKKQLVAMTKELEESQHQLLELSASEEERIQELRKISQDRDRAWQSELEAVQKQHAMDSSALASAMNEIQKLKMQLERARESEASQANNADTAHAEIQELRMELDETLSFVEKLKNEVNDCKESESQALEIVGKTQMQLEAANKTVETLQLEAMKASEAYKAIALELEQSRCQVKALEEHVNKLQADLACGAKKDTSGPSNEPGTEMETVENEDIKQLKAELISVKSEAAKLKSALDVAEARYQEEYIQSTLQIRSTYEQLEHTKSESCKRQAELCEELKIAKADMEELRTSLMEKETRLQGVSEENEGLKSKMKLSQPSERESELVGQLRKLEVNVAELKETLMDRETELQNISEENSSLKMEIERRESEKNKITDEAVASAEAARAAEREALMKLGSITEEADKSNHRAVRVTQQLDAAQTANSELEAELRRLKVQSDQWRKAAEAAATILSAGNNGKVVERTGSLDNNFNSITGKMTSPYSEDTDDDSPKKKNTNMLKKIGVLWKKNH, translated from the exons ATGCCCCGAAGGAAATCTCCTGCAACTCCTCGTGCCGGTCGACAATCCAGGGCACCAGGCTCTGATTCAGACTCTGCCTCCTCATCTCCGAACCCATTGAGTAAGACTCCAAAGGATAAAATCCCAAAGGTTGTTGAACACAAGTCACCACGAAGTCCATTGTCTGAG AAGAAGAGGCCGACTAGGGTCCAGGAATTGGAGTCTCAACTTGCTCAACTTCAGGAGGATCACAAGAGAGCTAAGGATCAACTTAACTCCTCTGAGTCATGGAAAAGAAAGGCTCAGCAAGAGGCCGAAGAGGCGAAAAAGCAGCTTGTAGCAATGACAAAAGAGCTGGAGGAGTCCCAGCATCAGCTTTTGGAACTATCTGCTTCTGAAGAAGAACGGATTCAAGAGCTCCGTAAAATCTCTCAAGACCGCGACCGAGCATGGCAGTCTGAACTAGAGGCTGTTCAAAAGCAGCATGCAATGGATTCATCTGCTCTGGCATCTGCCATGAATGAAATCCAGAAGCTGAAAATGCAACTCGAAAGAGCACGCGAATCTGAAGCTTCTCAGGCAAACAATGCAGATACAGCTCATGCTGAGATTCAGGAGCTGAGAATGGAGCTCGACGAAACACTCTCGTTTGTGGAAAAGCTGAAAAATGAAGTAAATGATTGCAAAGAATCTGAGTCCCAGGCGTTGGAAATAGTTGGCAAAACTCAAATGCAGTTAGAAGCAGCAAATAAGACTGTGGAAACACTCCAGTTAGAAGCTATGAAAGCCTCAGAAGCTTATAAAGCCATAGCTTTGGAGTTGGAGCAGTCAAGATGTCAAGTTAAAGCATTGGAAGAACATGTGAACAAGCTCCAGGCTGATTTGGCTTGTGGTGCTAAGAAAGATACATCAGGCCCAAGCAATGAACCTGGAACTGAAATGGAAACTGTAGAAAATGAGGACATAAAGCAgctcaaagcagagcttatctCCGTGAAATCTGAAGCAGCAAAATTGAAATCTGCATTGGATGTTGCTGAGGCACGGTACCAAGAAGAATATATCCAGAGCACATTGCAGATTCGAAGTACTTATGAACAGCTGGAGCATACAAAATCGGAGTCATGTAAGCGACAAGCTGAATTATGCGAGGAACTGAAAATAGCTAAAGCTGACATGGAAGAGCTTAGGACGAGCCTGATGGAGAAGGAAACGAGGTTGCAGGGTGTGTCGGAAGAGAATGAGGGGCTCAAGTCAAAGATGAAGCTGAGCCAGCCTAGTGAAAGAGAATCTGAACTCGTGGGGCAGCTCAGAAAATTGGAAGTTAATGTAGCTGAGTTGAAGGAAACATTAATGGATAGAGAGACCGAACTGCAGAATATATCCGAGGAGAACAGCTCGCTGAAAATGGAGATAGAGAGGCGGGAATCAGAGAAGAACAAGATTACTGATGAGGCTGTTGCTTCGGCAGAAGCAGCAAGAGCTGCAGAGCGAGAGGCACTGATGAAACTCGGTTCCATAACAGAAGAAGCGGATAAAAGCAACCATAGAGCAGTTCGGGTAACCCAGCAATTAGATGCTGCACAGACTGCAAATTCTGAGTTAGAGGCCGAGTTAAGGAGGCTGAAAGTGCAGTCGGATCAGTGGAGAAAGGCTGCCGAAGCAGCTGCCACCATACTATCTGCTGGAAACAATGGAAAGGTTGTGGAGAGAACCGGTTCACTTGAtaataatttcaattctatCACTGGCAAGATGACTTCTCCTTATTCAGAAGACACAGATGATGACTCGCCCaagaagaaaaacacaaacatgttGAAGAAGATTGGAGTTTTGTGGAAGAAGAATCATTGA
- the LOC130960328 gene encoding protein IQ-DOMAIN 19-like, whose translation MGKTGKWLRNLLTGKRDKEKYREKCATISPIVLSNGTENPITPNSTTPKEKRRWSFRRSSATATASKELNFAEASATDAQNEQKKHATDVVAATAAAAVIHLTSSSNERTGSIEEAAAIKIQSVFRSYLARKALCALRGIVKLQALVRGYLVRKQARDTLRCMQALVIAQARAHASRLRMESQGKRKTLLEDNVFRHMYNEHERGMEENIKIVQMDVCDSRGRNSTSNHGYGHRYSTYYSPNGYVYSYLKEGGSNKASPAPSAMTEFSPRACSGHFEDCGAFNTAQSSPHYYSAVSREEDLNLPFAFPKPNYAADSMSYDYQFFPNYMANTESSRAKARSHSAPRQRPDSFERQPSRRRASVEGRSVPRPMRMQRSSSHVGLTAQNYQYPWSMKLDRSTVSLKDSECGSTTSVLTNSNYCRSPAAYNPRGHRY comes from the exons ATGGGGAAGACAGGGAAATGGCTTAGAAACTTATTGACAGGGAAGAGAGATAAAGAAAAATACAGGGAAAAATGTGCAACCATTAGCCCAATTGTTCTGTCAAATGGTACAGAAAATCCAATCACTCCAAACTCAACAACACCAAAGGAGAAAAGAAGGTGGAGTTTCAGGAGATCATCAGCCACAGCTACAGCTTCCAAGGAACTGAATTTTGCAGAAGCAAGTGCCACAGATGCTCAGAATGAGCAGAAGAAGCATGCCACGGACGTGGTTGCCGCCACAGCTGCTGCTGCCGTGATCCACTTAACTTCCAGTTCTAATGAAAGAACTGGAAGCATTGAAGAAGCTGCTGCCATTAAAATTCAATCTGTGTTCAGGTCCTACTTG GCAAGAAAAGCATTGTGTGCTCTTAGAGGGATAGTGAAGTTGCAGGCACTGGTAAGGGGTTACTTGGTGAGAAAACAGGCCAGAGATACATTAAGGTGCATGCAGGCTTTGGTCATAGCCCAAGCCAGAGCTCATGCTTCAAGGCTTCGAATGGAATCACAAGGGAAGCGAAAAACCTTATTAGAGGATAATGTGTTCAGGCATATGTATAAT GAACATGAGAGAGGCATGGAAGAGAACATCAAGATTGTGCAGATGGATGTTTGTGATTCAAGAGGAAGAAACAGCACATCAAATCACGGATACGGCCATAGATATTCAACATATTATTCACCAAATGGTTATGTTTATTCATACTTAAAAGAAGGAGGCAGCAACAAGGCATCGCCAGCACCTTCAGCAATGACAGAGTTCAGTCCAAGAGCATGCAGTGGCCACTTTGAGGATTGTGGAGCCTTCAACACAGCACAAAGCAGCCCTCATTACTACTCAGCAGTTTCAAGAGAGGAGGATTTGAATCTTCCTTTTGCTTTTCCTAAACCAAACTATGCAGCAGACTCCATGTCCTATGACTACCAATTTTTCCCAAATTACATGGCTAACACTGAATCATCAAGGGCCAAAGCCAGATCACACAGTGCACCAAGACAAAGGCCAGATTCATTCGAGAGGCAGCCAAGCCGGCGTAGAGCTTCGGTGGAGGGAAGAAGTGTCCCGAGGCCAATGAGAATGCAGAGGTCATCTTCACATGTTGGTCTCACTGCACAAAACTACCAATATCCTTGGTCAATGAAGCTTGATAGGTCAACTGTTTCCCTCAAAGACAGCGAGTGTGGCTCTACAACTTCAGTGCTCACAAACTCCAATTACTGCAGATCTCCTGCTGCATATAAT CCTCGTGGACATAGGTACTGA
- the LOC130960329 gene encoding 40S ribosomal protein S23: MGKTRGMGAARKLKSHRRRQRWADKSYKKSHLGNEWKKPFAGSSHAKGIVLEKIGIEAKQPNSAIRKCARVQLIKNGKKIAAFVPNDGCLNYIEENDEVLIAGFGRKGHAVGDIPGVRFKVVKVSGVSLLALFKEKKEKPRS, from the exons ATGGG GAAGACACGCGGAATGGGAGCTGCCCGCAAGTTGAAGTCCCACCGCAGGAGGCAAAGGTGGGCAGATAAGTCCTACAAGAAATCCCATCTCGGCAATGAATGGAAGAAACCCTTTGCTGGTTCATCCCACGCCAAGGGAATTGTCCTTGAGAAGAT TGGTATTGAAGCTAAGCAGCCCAACTCTGCCATTCGTAAGTGTGCCAGAGTGCAGCTAATCAAGAATGGCAAGAAGATTGCTGCATTCGTCCCAAATGATGGTTGCTTGAACTACATAGAAGAGAAT GATGAAGTCTTGATTGCCGGATTCGGACGAAAGGGTCATGCTGTGGGAGATATTCCTGGAGTCCGGTTCAAGGTGGTGAAGGTCTCTGGTGTTTCTCTTTTGGCTCTCTtcaaggagaagaaggagaagccAAGGTCTTAA